A genome region from Cryptosporidium parvum Iowa II chromosome 8, whole genome shotgun sequence includes the following:
- a CDS encoding MOZ/SAS histone aceytl-transferase (transcripts identified by EST) — MTKSSKDDTTKVLKKGQKVSSGEQKKSGGMSGLDIYMKQFPGALLPKTQIMGCEYRQKSAQKSSGKPLLRLPEGMDHSSSNLIRIWRPALVVHCRERRRAKLKGSNTNPAMNYDYYIHWEGTDRRLDCWLTWESLRVIPNEYLPLSHSKPKHDHETQNSEASASTNEPPKPKLKASDISVAKDDIIIGEIPYYHDIAHEGMDEEYLKEHEELTKVKTIGKIAMGPFVVDTWYYSPYPKEVQNVDILYICEFCLSFFAHSDEYTRHQRCCIMFYPPGNELIRQDGLSMFEVDGRLARVYCENLCFLSKLFLDHKTLYNSVHLFLFYVLTECDDKGYHIVGYFSKEKFSKNNLSCIMILPQYQRKGYGKYLINFSYCLSNLEQKPGSPERPLSDLGRVSYISYWGYILLELLMDGSQDVILWNKPQKDQPQEKSLLKQAATISNFQDVIHQTQSTQRTTRSSKQKERKMNSDANSDKSSCPSIGCCPNTRFITVQQLSEMTRIECNDILMTFNEFGLLKSLSNGESFVFLPVQLIPQLLQKTGKPATQMYLSKINYTSYENFLAPFECNAIQ; from the coding sequence ATGACAAAGAGTAGCAAAGATGATACGACAAAGGTACTTAAGAAAGGCCAGAAGGTGTCTTCTGGCGAACAAAAGAAAAGTGGAGGAATGTCTGGACTTGATATTTATATGAAGCAGTTTCCGGGAGCACTGCTACCCAAGACACAAATAATGGGATGTGAGTATCGACAAAAATCCGCTCAGAAGAGTTCGGGAAAACCTTTGTTAAGACTTCCAGAAGGTATGGATCATTCAAGCTCCAATCTCATTAGAATCTGGAGGCCAGCTCTAGTGGTGCACTGTAGAGAGAGAAGAAGGGCAAAACTTAAAGGAAGCAATACTAATCCTGCAATGAACTATGACTACTATATTCACTGGGAAGGAACAGATCGTAGGTTGGATTGTTGGCTAACATGGGAATCTTTGAGAGTTATTCCAAATGAATACTTACCTCTTTCTCACAGCAAGCCAAAACACGACCATGAAACCCAGAATTCAGAAGCCTCTGCTTCGACTAATGAACCTCCAAAACCTAAACTAAAAGCTTCAGATATTTCTGTTGCAAAGGATGACATAATTATTGGGGAGATTCCATATTATCATGACATAGCACACGAAGGAATGGATGAAGAATACTTAAAGGAGCACGAAGAATTAACCAAAGTAAAGACAATTGGCAAAATAGCTATGGGACCTTTTGTGGTTGATACTTGGTACTATTCTCCATACCCTAAGGAGGTACAGAATGttgatattttatatatatgcGAATTTTGCCTCTCATTCTTTGCTCATTCAGATGAATATACTAGACATCAGAGATGTTGCATTATGTTCTATCCCCCTGGAAACGAGCTTATTAGACAAGATGGACTTTCCATGTTTGAAGTTGATGGAAGGCTTGCCAGAGTTTATTGCGAAAATCTATGCTTCCTTTCAAAGCTTTTCTTGGATCATAAAACTTTATACAACTCTGTACATCTCTTCTTGTTTTATGTCCTTACTGAATGCGATGATAAAGGTTATCACATTGTTggatatttttcaaaagaaaagttCAGCAAGAATAATCTTTCTTGTATAATGATTCTTCCTCAATATCAGCGAAAGGGCTATGGAAAGTACTTAATTAACTTTTCATATTGCCTTTCAAATCTTGAGCAAAAGCCAGGCTCTCCTGAAAGACCACTTTCAGATCTTGGTAGAGTCTCTTATATATCATATTGGGGCTATATTTTACTAGAACTTTTAATGGACGGCTCTCAAGATGTAATTCTTTGGAATAAACCCCAAAAAGACCAACCTCAGGAGAAATCATTACTGAAACAAGCTGCAACTATAAGTAATTTCCAAGATGTTATTCATCAGACTCAGTCCACTCAAAGGACTACCAGATCttcaaaacaaaaagaGAGAAAAATGAATTCAGATGCAAATTCTGATAAATCTTCTTGTCCTTCCATTGGATGCTGCCCAAATACCAGGTTTATCACCGTCCAACAGTTAAGTGAGATGACTAGAATTGAATGCAATGATATTCTTATGACTTTCAATGAATTTGGTCTTCTAAAGTCTCTCAGCAATGGGGAAAGCTTTGTTTTCCTTCCTGTACAACTTATTCCCCAGCTACTCCAAAAAACTGGAAAACCTGCCACACAAATGTATCTCTCCAAAATTAACTACACTTCATATGAAAACTTCTTGGCTCCTTTTGAATGTAATGCTATCCAGtga
- a CDS encoding RNA polymerase III C5 subunit (transcripts identified by EST) has product MVSEKKERNNRYLECTTEGPRNVGGYGYIGSNELNSIIKGDNYRKQTVEEIIETIDIKVNELKSDYINFDISGIDASIANALRRILLVEIPTVAIETVQIYQNNGVIQDEVLAHRLGLIPMLIDPNTIEFRNEDEDLNEKNSVCFKLNVKCTKDDINHEKGITSKAIYSKDLVWIPLSDNQRKKFGKTPPKVVTDDILITKLRPGQSIEAILYCEKNIGRVHAKWSPVCTASYRLLPEFGFPNGPISGSDALKLRDTVCPMKVFDIEDVTGNAVPTNPRNCTTCRACIEKFPNKIKLLKDKFHFIFSIETTGCIPPVELVKTAIDILRKKGEKIKSSVKLFYEQ; this is encoded by the coding sequence ATGGTTTCagagaagaaagaaaggAACAATAGATATTTAGAATGTACGACAGAAGGCCCGAGAAATGTAGGAGGATATGGTTACATAGGAAGCAATGAgttaaattcaattattaaggGAGACAATTATAGAAAACAAACGGTTGAGGAAATAATAGAAACGATCGATATAAAAGTGAACGAGCTTAAGAGTGATTATATTAACTTTGACATTTCTGGAATAGATGCATCCATAGCAAACGCTCTTAGAAGGATTTTATTGGTAGAAATTCCAACAGTAGCGATCGAAACGGTCCAAATTTACCAGAATAATGGAGTAATTCAGGATGAGGTTTTAGCTCACAGACTCGGACTAATCCCAATGCTAATCGATCCAAATACAATCGAATTTAgaaatgaagatgaagacCTCAATGAAAAGAATAGTGTTTGTTTCAAACTGAATGTGAAATGTACTAAAGATGATATAAATCACGAAAAAGGAATCACAAGTAAAGCAATTTACTCGAAAGATTTGGTATGGATTCCACTTAGTGATAATCAAAGGAAAAAGTTTGGAAAGACTCCCCCAAAAGTTGTTACTGatgatatattaattacaaaACTTAGACCTGGCCAATCAATTGAGGCAATTCTTTACtgtgaaaaaaatattgggAGAGTTCATGCAAAATGGAGTCCTGTTTGTACTGCAAGTTACCGTCTTTTACCTGAATTTGGTTTCCCAAATGGCCCTATTTCTGGCTCGGATGCACTTAAGCTAAGAGATACAGTATGTCCTATGAAAGTTTTTGATATTGAAGATGTTACTGGCAATGCTGTCCCTACTAACCCAAGAAACTGTACCACCTGTAGAGCAtgtattgaaaaatttccaaataaGATAAAGCTCTTAAAGGACAAGTTTCACTTTATTTTTTCGATTGAAACCACAGGATGTATTCCTCCTGTTGAACTGGTTAAAACTGCCATAGATATTTTGCGAAAGAAGGGTGAGAAGATTAAGAGTTCCGTAAAGTTGTTTTATGAGCAGTGA
- a CDS encoding apcomplexan conserved protein (transcripts identified by EST), with protein MSNKEHEAKERFRPGDIFEGYYFPGVLCGRTLCYYRDVVRLLRGYRRKILSMDREIDFKNPGTFKLFSQTYREMKFSAVQFCTEIEEKEECFQILLGVVIRLFNKRLELDLPDNHNTNYQSENVPWKISQEKISEFQANSDSSKDQKSGNKEDILDLNVSIMIMDSLQDTFDDRSNHNLRNTDFEDLHHNVTIIYLLFLIFKSQYKTGLEDGQEDSQTFEYMRIPVTIETLETIKKVVQDCEIKGNLFPEVKFILNTMLQDGIFLVNLYNGPQYYYQDRYGNPLMPDPLEKRFLEIEGVIDSTESNNRESKKEDEKIFMDYLQDLRTQLIQKIETLSLQVQKEEESKVILESFQLLLKDLDERIAKYELFKFNHSQRLNSVDLKISKDIQKKDDNKRRKIDNDHLLDQSLTEIDLKNGETLLPRMSLPFTGENKNEYGEWKDLFSEKDPNPEEIIDESKIIHENTVQIEEKNNKVSDKALEENIITTRSNNNSETNNESQALENSLISILNRIEELVNREI; from the coding sequence ATGTCAAATAAGGAGCATGAAGCAAAAGAGCGTTTCCGTCCAGGAGACATCTTTGAAGGATATTATTTCCCAGGAGTTCTATGTGGTAGAACTTTATGCTACTATAGGGATGTGGTAAGACTACTTAGAGGCTATAGGAGAAAGATTTTGAGCATGGATAGAGAGATCGATTTCAAGAATCCAGGTACCTTTAAGTTGTTTAGTCAAACATATAGAGAGATGAAGTTTAGTGCAGTACAATTCTGTACCGAAATTGAAGAGAAGGAGGAATGCTTTCAGATTCTACTTGGTGTTGTTATTCGTCTTTTTAATAAGAGATTAGAGCTTGATTTACCAGATAATCATAATACTAATTATCAAAGTGAAAATGTTCCTTGGAAAATTAGTCAAGAAAAGATTAGTGAATTTCAAGCCAATTCCGACAGTTCTAAGGATCAAAAATCTGGAAATAAGGAAGATATTTTGGATTTGAATGTTAGTATTATGATTATGGACAGTCTCCAGGACACTTTCGATGATAGAAGCAACCACAATCTAAGAAATACTGACTTTGAAGACCTTCATCACAACGTTACAATCATATATctgttatttttaatatttaaatccCAATACAAAACAGGTTTGGAAGATGGTCAAGAGGATTCTCAaacttttgaatatatGAGAATTCCTGTTACCATTGAGACCTTAgaaactattaaaaaagttGTTCAAGATTGTGAAATAAAAGGTAATTTATTCCCTGAAGTCAAGTTCATTTTGAATACTATGCTCCAAGATGGAATATTCCTAGTTAACTTATATAATGGACCTCAGTATTACTACCAAGATAGATACGGTAATCCTTTGATGCCAGATCCTTTAGAAAAGAGGTTTCTAGAAATTGAAGGTGTTATTGACTCTACGGAATCAAACAATAGAGAGTCcaaaaaagaagatgaaaaaattttcaTGGACTACCTTCAGGACCTGAGGACTCAATTGATACAGAAAATAGAGACATTAAGTCTCCAAGTACAAAAGGAAGAAGAATCTAAAGTTATTTTAGAAAGTTTTCAACTACTACTAAAAGATTTGGATGAAAGGATAGCTAAATACGAACTTTTTAAGTTTAATCATTCTCAAAGGCTTAATTCTGttgatttgaaaatttcaaaagatattcaaaaaaaggATGATAacaaaagaagaaagatAGATAATGATCACCTATTAGATCAATCTTTAACAGAAATAGACCTCAAAAATGGTGAGACACTTCTTCCAAGAATGTCTTTGCCTTTTACTggtgaaaataaaaatgaatatggTGAATGGAAGGACTTGTTTTCCGAAAAGGATCCAAATCCAGAAGAAATCATAGATGAAtccaaaataattcatgAGAACACTGTTCAAATAGAGGAGAAAAACAATAAAGTAAGTGATAAGGctttagaagaaaatataataacaaCAAGATCAAATAACAATTCTGAGacaaataatgaatctCAAGCTTTGGAAAATTCACTAAtctcaatattaaatagaaTAGAAGAATTAGTAAATAGGGagatttaa
- a CDS encoding serine-threonine protein phosphatase, whose translation MRKLLKKTLFSNIIILCLYLGILKCVNSHISNEIQKQNQTFDKENLESKNTQNLQKSKNPTSQLSKTILKEEFNFLPNDVEINWKGRVLVIGDIHGDLKSLITSLFLSGVINSNLDWIAKNTLLIQLGDVVDRGSHALQIYKLFNKLKSQAPSLGSKFVGLLGNHEVMNLCGQLHYVTDEDFQTYGGRDNRTFEWSKEGFVGKYLRTMKLAIRVNDSLYVHAGLLPKYAKLGLDKLDKLSNDLLEGDFCDFYSSLFFVEDGPLWTRDISLGEEEKACKLVDETLQILGLSRMVVGHTIQHDNRINIKCDNKLILADTGFSEAIYGKPCMLEILYHNDNPDPSNYKSFHPYSINELQVKSNPSKPNIKYIQVTSLFLDKTSTRDEL comes from the coding sequence ATGAGAAAACTTCTTAAAAAAACATTGTTCTcgaatataattattttgtgTCTTTATTTAGGAATCTTAAAATGTGTTAACTCACACATTTCTAATGAAATCCAAAAACAAAACCAAACTTTTGACAAGGAAAACCTAGAAAGTAAAAACACTCAAAACTTacaaaaatcaaaaaatccCACATCTCAATTATCCAAGACAATCCTCAAAGAAGAGTTTAACTTTCTACCTAATGACGTTGAAATCAACTGGAAAGGAAGGGTACTAGTAATTGGAGATATACATGGAGATCtgaaatctttaattacaAGTTTATTCCTCTCTGGAGTCATTAATAGTAACTTAGACTGGATTGCAAAGAATACTCTCCTTATTCAACTTGGAGATGTTGTTGATAGAGGATCCCACGCTTTACAAATTTATAAGCTATTCAATAAGCTTAAATCTCAAGCTCCTTCTCTTGGAAGCAAGTTTGTGGGACTCTTAGGAAACCATGAAGTAATGAATTTATGTGGACAACTACATTATGTAACAGATGAAGATTTCCAAACTTATGGAGGAAGAGATAACAGAACTTTTGAATGGTCAAAAGAAGGTTTTGTGGGTAAATATCTAAGAACAATGAAGCTTGCTATTAGAGTTAACGATTCCCTTTATGTCCATGCAGGTTTACTCCCAAAATACGCAAAACTTGGTCTGGATAAGTTAGACAAATTATCTAATGACCTATTGGAAGGAGATTTTTGTGACTTTTATTCATCTCTCTTTTTTGTGGAGGATGGACCTCTTTGGACGAGAGATATTTCCCTTGGAGAGGAGGAGAAAGCTTGCAAGCTTGTTGATGAGACATTACAAATTTTGGGTCTAAGTAGAATGGTTGTTGGTCATACAATCCAACATGATAATAGGATTAACATAAAATGTGATAATAAACTTATACTGGCAGATACTGGGTTTTCTGAAGCAATATATGGGAAACCATGTATGCTTGAAATTCTATATCATAATGATAATCCAGATCCTTCAAACTATAAGTCTTTCCATCCTTATTCTATAAACGAGCTACAAGTCAAAAGTAATCCCTCAAAACCTaacattaaatatattcagGTGACCAGCCTCTTTTTAGACAAAACATCTACAAGGGATGAACTATAG
- a CDS encoding ubiquitin-conjugating enzyme e2, giving the protein MLSLINSGYIYINSIYYRPKFSLKAKTNMDVSLLRLRKEFEDVGLPEFCKVKFNTETALDNDTIENLCDTSKLDLDNISNCFVVVLQPKEGIWTDKTLQFIIRVPKEYPFKPPKVKCLSKILHPNIDKLGHVCINIIREDWKPTLTISIVICGLLNLLIEPSNSDPFNEFASILFESNLSLFKSINRSLY; this is encoded by the coding sequence TTGTTATCGTTAATTAACTCtggatatatttatataaattctATTTATTATAGACCTAAATTTAGTCTTAAAGCCAAGACTAATATGGATGTTTCCCTGCTAAGGCttagaaaagaatttgaagatgtTGGATTACCAGAGTTTTGTAAGgtaaaatttaatacaGAAACAGCTCTTGATAATGATACTATAGAAAATCTATGTGATACAAGCAAGTTAGATCTTGACAATATATCTAATTGTTTTGTAGTCGTTTTACAACCTAAAGAGGGTATTTGGACAGATAAAACACtacaatttattattagggTACCAAAAGAGTACCCATTTAAGCCTCCAAAAGTGAAGTGTTTAAGTAAAATTCTTCatccaaatattgataagCTTGGGCACGtttgtattaatataattagaGAAGACTGGAAGCCAACTTTAACAATTTCCATAGTAATTTGTGGTTTACTCAACCTCTTAATAGAACCTTCTAACTCTGACCCATTCAATGAGTTCGCCTCCATTCTGTTTGAGTCAAACCTCTcgttatttaaatcaattaatagATCCCTTTATTAG
- a CDS encoding exoribonuclease PH: MNSFRLGIYCDFLKSMTKSISDSEKLFLEDGVDQGIRNDGRDLTDFRPIVIALDVISTANGSSRIRNDELDIIVAVKVSFLNNLFFFIIALILFSSNIMDKISNVAPSFTEEDYSFYITNIVKDMCFKNFDLSKLTILENKLYWNIYIDATILSFGGNMVDWVTIAIHTALRTTRIPKIHVSPSISTKENNKDVSYTVSPSVCSGTPFPFQDIPFIISAGCIRGKVIWDMNMQEQICSKTIIALSINSKGECVAMNKVYSNTLDLNLIPTIINKAAEISSEISKSLDEFFSNKQV, from the exons CTGAATTCTTTTCGTTTGGGAATATATTGTGACTTTTTAAAATCAATGACGAAGTCTATATCTGACTCAGAAAAACTATTCTTAGAAGACGGGGTTGACCAAGGAATTCGCAATGATGGAAGAGATTTGACCGATTTCAGGCCAATAGTTATTGCTCTGGATGTTATTTCTACTGCTAATGGATCTTCCCGTATAAGGAATGATGAACTTGATATTATTGTAGCTGTTAAG GTAAGTTTTTTgaacaatttatttttctttattattgctttaatattatttagttCTAATATCATGGATAAAATATCCAATGTAGCACCATCATTCACAGAAGAGGACTATTCATTTTATATAACAAACATTGTCAAGGATATGtgttttaaaaattttgatcTTTCAAAACTTACAATCTTAGAAAATAAACTctattggaatatttatattgatgCAACTATCCTAAGTTTTGGAGGTAATATGGTTGATTGGGTAACTATAGCAATCCATACTGCTTTAAGAACTACAAG AATCCCAAAAATTCATGTTTCTCCCTCAATCTCAACAAAGGAGAATAACAAAGATGTATCATATACTGTATCACCCTCAGTTTGCTCAGGCACACCGTTTCCTTTTCAAGATATCCCTTTCATAATTTCGGCTGGGTGCATTAGAGGTAAAGTAATATGGGATATGAATATGCAAGAACAAATATGCTCAAAAACAATCATTGCACTctcaattaattcaaaaggAGAGTGCGTTGCAATGAACAAAGTCTACTCGAACACTCTTGACCTAAACCTTATTCCAACTATAATTAACAAAGCAGCAGAGATTTCTTCTGAAATATCTAAATCATTAGATGAATTCTTCTCTAACAAACAAGTATGA
- a CDS encoding transcription factor TFIID, TBP: HLIYCIFRADIPDKHTKSVVTVSAFSNGKIQATGGVSVECTKNSLKKIVRKLRSKGFEKAKLLSFEVHNIQAVIDAGFPIDLRVLREIYVFVDYEPERNPGLRIRIPVLYLYNQGCNPEFLQRQLLAHQYGNVNQNKGRLERANNPAFFRNGKIEIVTLTIHFSGKIGMAGGRSVEGLQKVLEYIKPYLIRSRLV; the protein is encoded by the coding sequence CATCTAatttattgtatttttaGAGCCGATATCCCAGATAAACATACGAAAAGTGTGGTTACAGTTTCGGCATTTTCAAATGGTAAAATTCAAGCCACAGGAGGGGTTAGCGTTGAATGTACAAAAAATTCACTCAAGAAGATCGTTAGAAAACTTAGAAGTAAAGGTTTTGAAAAAGCAAAACTTTTAAGTTTTGAGGTTCATAATATTCAAGCTGTTATTGATGCTGGCTTCCCTATTGATCTCAGAGTACTTCGCGAAATTTATGTTTTTGTGGACTATGAACCAGAAAGAAACCCTGGTCTCAGAATCCGTATTCCTGTTTTATATCTTTACAATCAAGGATGCAATCCTGAATTCTTACAACGGCAGCTATTAGCACACCAATATGGAAACGTGAATCAAAACAAAGGCAGACTAGAGCGGGCAAACAATCCCGCCTTTTTTAGAAATggtaaaattgaaattgtGACATTAACCATTCATTTTTCTGGAAAGATAGGTATGGCAGGTGGAAGAAGTGTGGAAGGATTACAGAAAGTGTTGGAATATATAAAACCATATTTGATACGCTCTAGGTTAGTCTGA
- a CDS encoding hypothetical protein (carboxy-terminal region similar to exosomal 3'-5' exoribonuclease complex subunit; transcripts identified by EST): MKEESVKVLIPGQPVRRIVEAKEPLYGVYMDDNGDMYASLMCREDQIGKMQVGNNEGGKAIGVVNRVLPRKGVEVRLLDRSGRGYKNEIEGVTGLIRPQDIGCWNMNSDADPNVTYASSTSGSSSGSASTGLANDHLESQASYWMNDCYRPGDVVRCSILSVVPQILLSTNSQDLGCIFAPCKSCKLGMAYPISYNAVLCKKCGTSMLRKTAKPKLDSEDGEIID; encoded by the coding sequence ATGAAGGAGGAATCTGTTAAGGTTCTAATTCCAGGTCAGCCAGTTAGACGCATAGTAGAGGCCAAAGAGCCACTATATGGAGTCTATATGGATGATAATGGGGATATGTACGCCTCTTTAATGTGTAGAGAGGACCAGATTGGTAAAATGCAAGTTGGAAACAATGAAGGAGGAAAAGCCATAGGCGTAGTAAACAGAGTTTTACCTAGAAAAGGAGTGGAAGTTAGACTTTTAGATAGGAGTGGTAGAGgatataaaaatgaaatagaGGGTGTAACAGGCCTAATACGTCCACAAGATATTGGATGTTGGAATATGAATAGTGATGCAGATCCAAATGTGACATATGCATCCTCAACATCCGGATCTTCATCCGGTTCAGCCTCAACGGGCTTAGCTAATGATCATTTAGAATCTCAGGCTAGCTATTGGATGAATGACTGCTATAGACCTGGTGATGTTGTTAGGTGCTCTATTCTAAGTGTTGTTCCTCAGATTCTGCTCAGTACAAACTCTCAAGATCTTGGCTGCATTTTTGCTCCTTGTAAGAGCTGTAAACTAGGTATGGCTTATCCTATATCATATAATGCTGTACTATGTAAGAAGTGCGGGACATCAATGCTTAGAAAGACTGCAAAGCCAAAATTGGACTCTGAAGATGGGGAGATAATTGATTAA
- a CDS encoding hypothetical protein (similar to pantothenate kinase 4 and fumble) — MGNSLGVEIFRNQADICIAINELTSKKEKVLILEKIIKRDEMKEKFVILGGSLKDIELEETKSQRFLLIFIRTSLLDFKRIILEIMEEIQKKIQISVMVEDKQNQESFYLLKGSLGTDFDKLEVLLYEKESTFDPVRILKHNFELEDFLERYTFKNNFTKTLGIFNCLDDQEPIQLQSLNNNMVDLTHFVHINIGKSCTEFLHFTENSCSKRVGNIEIGEYTFWGLVNILDLKIENMEDIDKIVSKGNIQNCDLIVKDIYGQSYPEINLEGDSVASSLGKLQFLNHDQKNFSPEDLIKSIVILLTNQLVQKGILHSQILQENNIIISGFITSSPKIMAAIHNTFQVLSDKFNVFFIKSIINTACICPNFEIKY; from the coding sequence atggGTAATTCTTTAGGAGTTGAGATTTTTAGAAATCAAGCTGATATTTGTATAGCAATTAATGAACTAACCAgcaaaaaagaaaaggttTTGATTCTAGAAAAGATAATTAAAAGGGATGAAATGAAAGAGAAGTTTGTGATATTGGGAGGATCATTAAAGGATATAGAACTGGAAGAAACTAAAAGTCAAAGATTTTTGTTGATATTTATTCGAACAAGTTTGTTGGATTTTAAGAGAataattttagaaattatggaagaaattcaaaaaaagattcaaatttcAGTAATGGTAGAAGATAAACAAAATCAGGaaagtttttatttattgaaggGCAGCTTAGGTACAGACTTTGATAAGTTAGAGGTTCTTTTgtatgaaaaagaaagcaCTTTTGACCCTGTAAGAATACTGAAACACAACTTTGAACTTGAAGATTTTCTGGAAAGATATAcctttaaaaataacttcACTAAAACTTTAGGTATATTTAATTGCCTAGATGACCAAGAACCCATCCAGCTTCAAAGtttaaataacaatatGGTAGATTTAACACACTTTGTTCATATCAATATTGGCAAATCATGCACAGAATTCCTACATTTTACGGAAAATTCTTGCTCAAAAAGAGttggaaatattgaaattggaGAATACACCTTCTGGGGTTTAGTAAATATACTTGACCTCAAGATAGAAAACATGGAGGACATTGATAAGATTGTTTCTAAAGGTAATATTCAAAACTGTGATTTAATTGTTAAAGATATTTATGGACAATCTTATCCTGAAATCAATCTTGAAGGAGATTCTGTGGCTTCTTCACTGGGAAAACTACAATTTCTTAACCATGATCAGAAGAACTTCTCTCCAGAGGATCTAATTAAGAGTATCGTTATACTACTTACGAACCAGCTTGTACAAAAAGGAATATTGCACTCTCAAATTCTCCAAGAAAACAACATTATCATCTCAGGATTTATCACTAGCTCCCCAAAAATTATGGCAGCTATTCACAATACCTTCCAAGTTTTATctgataaatttaatgtattcttcatcaaatcaattattaatactgcATGCATTTGTCCTAATTTCGAAATTAAATACTAA